The genome window CATAGAAATCCCGTAATTCTTTTCTTGTAACTGTTCCACCTTCATAGACAGCAAGAGCGTCCGAATCCAATGTGCAATTCACCATAACCATTAAGGTTATAGATAGAGGAATGATGTATTTTAGTTTTATGGTTTTCTGATTTAACATACTAATATTTGTAAACAGGTCTCTCCGGTTTTTTTTTGGTTTCTTTTTTAGGTTCTAAAACAGCAGGCTCTTGAGCAACTTCTGCACGGTAGGAAGATTCATTGTCATCATACAATTTCTTTCCTTCCTCTTTTGTATTTGAGACTATTTTTTGCTGAACAGTAGAGGCTTGAGTCTTGACTTCTATTTCCAATAGATCTTCTCTATATCCGCTCAGTTTTTTTATCTCCATCTGGAAGGAATCTTTCAAATAGTCTGAGTAATCACGATCTTCCGCAATTCGTTCTTGTAATTTACCCAACTCAACTAGATCTCGGTTGATCTCTTCTAATTTCTTAAATGCATGAATTACTTTAACCAATTCCGTTCTCCTCCCGATATTCGAATTTTCCAAAATCCCTCACTAACGGCAAGGATGAAAAGAACAAGAAAACAGAAAAAATGGGTTGGTCAATTGAGTGGATGATGTAAAAGGCTAGGAGAATTAAGATTAAACTGAAGCAATTCCAAAGGTTTATCGAGAAACTAATTCTTATGATATATTGAAAAACTACAATCATCATCAATGCAAATCCAAACCAATCCAAAAAATTTAAATCTGAAAATAGATCAGTCAATTCCCATATATCCAATGATTTTCTTTGAAATTGTCCAATAACTAAGCCGATTACAAGAATCATACCATTTAAAAATCTTATGATAATAGGAATGGATGATCTCAATAAAATGATCAAAGCCAATGTAGCAAAAGCTAAATTATCAAATTCCGAGATCCAGTAAAGGGAAAGAGAAATTGCTATCATTAAAAAAGGAAACCACAGGTCTTCATTCAGTGATTTTGACTTGGAGAGAATGGTTCCCAAAATTCCGAGAGACAAAGTATCCAAAAATTGACTTGGCATTCCACCAAATGATAAATAGGTAAATACCAAAATTATGATAAAAACAATCAATTGAATATTTATATATAGATTGATTCGAGGATTTACTGTTGCAAGGTTAAATAGGGAAATGGGCAAAAATACCCCTAAAGTGACAACGCCCGGAAAATCGGGAAGAAATGTCCTGAGAAGAAAAAAAAGGCATGCAGAAAAGAACCAAAGCATAGATAAAGGAATCTATCCCCAATGAGCCTGGAAGAACTTTTTATTCAGTCCGAAAAGATTGAGAACGTAACGATTTATAAACTACAAGGTAATATTAATTCATTCACAAGTCAAAGATTTTTAGAAGGGATTCGAAAGGGCGTGCTTGCTGGTCCATCAATCCTAGATTTAGAAGAAGTGAATCTAGTAAGTTCCCAGGGAGTTAACGCTTTTAAAGAGTTGTCAGATATCAGTTTCTCGAATCGTTCTCGAGTTCTCTTAATCAATCTATCACCTTCGGTTCGGCAAGTCTTTAGTATGGCGGGGATAAAGAATCTATTTATGATTCCGGAAAATGAAGAATTGGCTATGAAAATTGCTTCAAGACCGTATCGTTGATTTGTAAGCGATAATAAAAATTTACTAGCATTCTTTCAATCGACAGCTAGAGTAGACGCTACGTTTTATAGAAAATTTAGAACTGGATCCAATATGAACCAAAAATCAGAATTTAATTTCCTTCGCAAAGGTTGGCATCTACTCGGACTATTCATTCCTCTTGCTCTTTATATTGATTTATTTGATGGAACCTTTGACAAGCTTCATGCTACAAGAATGATCATCGTGATCGGACTTATTATTTCTCTCATTCTCCTTGTTCTTCTTGAATACTTACGTTTTAAATCTCAAGCTTTCTCCGAACTTTTTTGGAAAATATTCGGTGCAATCATGAAAGAGGGTGAGAGAAAAAATATGAATGCGACGATTCCATATTTTACAGCCAATATGTTTGTCATTTTATTATTTCCTCCAGAACTTGCCATCTTATCACTCGCATTTCTGGTCATAGGAGATCCTTTTGCAGCTTATATCGGATCTAATTACGGCAAGAATCGATTCTATAACGGTAAATCATTGGAAGGTATAATCGCTTTCATTATCTCAGCGTCAATTTTTGGATTGATGTTGATTCTAGTTTATTCAATCCATCATCCTGAGACTCCCTATTCCTTTTTTGGAGTGAGTGGAGAATTTCAATTCTCTTCTATAATTATTTTATTCACGGGAACCATCATTGCAGGGATAACAGAATTTTTCTCATCAACGGCATGGAAAGGATTCTTAGATGATAATCTTTTGATTCCAATCGTGTCAGTTATTGCAATGGGATTGGTCACAACTTGGGTTTTTGGGTTTCCAATGGATTCTATACTTTTTGATCCAATGACTCTATTTGATAATAGATAGATCTATTTCCGTAGAAGTCATAAATGATTTATCCCCGCAATGGAAGCCGATTTCCATTGGAGCGGGGAAAACTTCCGATAAATAAATTTCTTTAGTCCATCTTCCACGGTGTTTCATTTCTTCTTCCAGGATTGTCCCAAGGTAATGGAAAAATCCCATCCAATTATCCCCAATTTCTTTGCCTTCCATCTCAATTTTTCTTCCGTAAAACACAAAAACTCCATGGCAATTTTTGCTTTTGAATTCTTTTTTTTCAGATTCTGTAAAATC of Leptospira sp. GIMC2001 contains these proteins:
- a CDS encoding STAS domain-containing protein — encoded protein: MSLEELFIQSEKIENVTIYKLQGNINSFTSQRFLEGIRKGVLAGPSILDLEEVNLVSSQGVNAFKELSDISFSNRSRVLLINLSPSVRQVFSMAGIKNLFMIPENEELAMKIASRPYR
- a CDS encoding dolichol kinase is translated as MNQKSEFNFLRKGWHLLGLFIPLALYIDLFDGTFDKLHATRMIIVIGLIISLILLVLLEYLRFKSQAFSELFWKIFGAIMKEGERKNMNATIPYFTANMFVILLFPPELAILSLAFLVIGDPFAAYIGSNYGKNRFYNGKSLEGIIAFIISASIFGLMLILVYSIHHPETPYSFFGVSGEFQFSSIIILFTGTIIAGITEFFSSTAWKGFLDDNLLIPIVSVIAMGLVTTWVFGFPMDSILFDPMTLFDNR